A stretch of the Vigna radiata var. radiata cultivar VC1973A chromosome 7, Vradiata_ver6, whole genome shotgun sequence genome encodes the following:
- the LOC106769080 gene encoding uncharacterized protein LOC106769080 isoform X2, with the protein MWVSLAATSSSSPSMEVDAGQVNDMNCNEEQAHEQSLSPEYSGVYDVFGEPEIFPRVGQQYQVQLPSLISKSDYHWYLRNPYEADNFASVLHKFRIGLPIPIIWIKNELENSRHNRQEKASKSNGVTNENESSKLNCIKETSNYLGGDIVKAKLGPVDSTLVSEMTLGESGDSNMQQETEIEMHEKHSDKGHSLVPGSASDTWNEIEEASFILGLYIFGKNLVQVKRFIGNKNMGDILSFYYGKFYKSDKYQRWSGCRKTRSRKCIYGPKIFTGPRQQELLSRLLPMVSEECYNKLLEVSKAFAEGKMLLEDYVLTLKASVGLKALVEGVGVGKGKEDLTGLTVDSMKPTQALPVRQEIPVGKACSMLTPPEIISFLTGDFRLSKARTSDLFWEAIWPRLLARGWHSEQPDSHNYAVVSKHSLVFLVPGVKKFSRKLVKGNHYFDSVSDVLCKVASDPELIELGTIADNDCTSKEGNSWTQDTKLDCENSPDQPRHCYLKVKTPNRSTDVMKFTVVDTSLACEKVTNVRELRSLPFEVLKTCTFENDSDDDENTSEQHTNESVSAKTTCFDRRKNGITKASKSNIGKGVSSLLNGFENNVPSKVELPSSGMASSGLSAASKGQKAEFFCNTLKRDGLNCSSLQRMVSDNKNDLVPVTKRRRRLTACSRAKKNSNTANFFVVPRGKETEAGFCLDNGNSKSSANVSANFFVATRVEQEEASLHKSKFSERVSWDIPPQEKSLAGFPAQKNKRLADSPSNLSSIINEEAVPDTSSSGAMGQCSKPQPRTMIDLNLPVSPEAEVDEPFVNVGTEMQENKISKESNDPSVGTNSKLGDHPEQQPDMHTRRQSTRNRPPTTKVLEAFAFGYLDRKEKRRSRDYLPDSSITRPSVSRKVGGYSNAGTGIEKEEKTDVVCNGSPGSDCNIDRLQV; encoded by the exons GTGGATGCAGGTCAAGTTAATGACATGAATTGTAATGAGGAGCAAGCACATGAGCAATCACTTTCTCCTGAATATTCTGGTGTTTATGATGTTTTTGGTGAGCCGGAAATATTTCCTCGGGTGGGTCAGCAGTACCAGGTTCAACTTCCTAgtttaatttcaaaatctgattatCACTGGTATCTAAGGAATCCATACGAGGCAGATAACTTTGCAAGTGTTCTCCATAAGTTTCGAATTGGATTACCCATCCCAATAATTTGGATTAAGAATGAACTTGAGAACAGTAGGCATAATCGGCAGGAAAAGGCCTCCAAGTCAAATGGAGTTACCAATGAAAATGAATCTTCAAAACTAAATTGTATAAAAGAGACCTCTAATTATCTGGGTGGTGATATAGTAAAGGCTAAACTTGGGCCAGTGGACAGTACATTGGTCAGTGAAATGACATTGGGAGAATCGGGAGATTCCAATATGCAACAAGAAACAGAGATTGAGATGCACGAGAAGCATAGTGATAAAGGTCATTCTTTAGTTCCTGGATCTGCGAGTGACACCTGGAATGAAATTGAAGAGGCCAGTTTCATCCTTGGCTTGTATATATTTGGGAAGAACCTTGTTCAGGTGAAAAGATTTATTGGTAATAAGAACATGGGAGATATACTGTCATTCTATTAtggaaaattttataaatctgACAAATATCAAAGATGGTCAGGATGCAGAAAAACGAGAAGTAGAAAATGCATTTATGGCCCAAAAATTTTCACTGGACCAAGGCAACAAGAGCTTTTGTCTCGATTATTACCAATGGTATCAGAGGAATGCTACAATAAGTTACTCGAG GTTTCGAAGGCGTTTGCAGAGGGGAAAATGCTTCTAGAAGACTATGTTTTGACTTTAAAGGCCTCAGTTGGGCTCAAAGCTCTTGTTGAAGGAGTAGGAGTTGGTAAGGGGAAGGAAGATCTTACGGGACTCACTGTAGATTCCATGAAGCCTACTCAAGCATTACCTGTTCGCCAAGAAATACCAGTTGGCAAGGCATGTTCAATGCTTACACCTCCTGAAATAATAAGCTTTCTAACAGGTGATTTCAGATTAAGCAAAGCTCGAACAAGTGATCTGTTCTGGGAAGCTATTTGGCCTCGTTTACTTGCCAGAGGTTGGCACTCTGAGCAGCCAGATAGTCATAACTATGCCGTTGTTTCTAAGCATTCTCTGGTCTTCCTTGTCCCTGGAGTTAAAAAATTTTCGAGGAAATTGGTGAAGGGAAATCACTATTTTGACTCTGTTAGTGATGTCTTGTGTAAAGTTGCTTCTGACCCTGAGCTAATTGAGCTCGGGACAATTGCAGATAATGATTGCACTAGCAAAGAGGGAAATAGTTGGACACAAGATACAAAATTGGATTGCGAAAATTCCCCGGATCAACCGCGCCACTGCTATCTCAAGGTAAAAACTCCAAACCGCAGCACAGATGTCATGAAATTTACTGTTGTGGACACAAGTCTGGCTTGTGAAAAGGTGACGAATGTGAGAGAACTGAGAAGCTTGCCCTTCGAAGTTTTAAAAACTTGTACTTTTGAAAATGACTCTGATGATGATGAGAATACTTCCGAGCAGCACACAAATGAATCCGTGTCTGCCAAGACCACCTGCTTTGATAGGAGGAAGAATGGCATTACTAAAGCCAGTAAATCTAATATTGGTAAGGGTGTCTCTTCACTTTTGAATGGTTTTGAAAACAATGTCCCTTCTAAGGTGGAGCTGCCAAGCAGCGGCATGGCTTCTAGTGGCCTATCTGCTGCCTCAAAGGGCCAGAAGGCAGAATTCTTCTGCAACACACTCAAAAGAGATGGTTTGAATTGCTCATCACTCCAGAGAATGGTATCTGATAACAAAAATGATCTAGTCCCTGTTACAAAAAGAAGGAGGCGATTAACTGCATGTAGCCGCGCAAAGAAAAATAGCAACACTGCCAATTTCTTTGTGGTTCCTAGAGGAAAAGAAACGGAAGCCGGGTTTTGTTTGGATAATGGCAATTCAAAATCTAGTGCAAATGTATCTGCAAACTTCTTTGTGGCTACCAGAGTAGAACAAGAGGAAGCCAGTCTTCACAAGTCAAAATTTAGTGAGAGAGTTTCATGGGATATCCCACCCCAGGAGAAGTCATTAGCAGGTTTTCCAGCCCAGAAAAACAAAAGACTAGCAGATTCTCCGTCAAATCTAAGCTCAATCATAAATGAAGAAGCTGTTCCTGACACTAGTTCTTCAGGCGCTATGGGTCAATGTAGTAAACCCCAGCCACGGACTATGATTGACCTTAACTTGCCTGTTTCACCAGAAGCTGAAGTTGATGAACCTTTTGTGAATGTAGGGACCGAGATgcaggaaaataaaatatccaaGGAATCAAATGATCCCAGTGTTGGAACAAACTCCAAACTTGGCGATCACCCTGAACAACAGCCTGACATGCACACCCGGAGGCAGAGCACCAGAAACCGCCCACCAACAACGAAAGTGCTTGAAGCTTTTGCCTTTGGATATCTAGACAGAAAGGAGAAGCGAAGAAGTAGAGATTATCTTCCAGACAGCTCAATAACGAGACCTTCCGTATCCCGCAAAGTGGGAGGCTATAGTAATGCTGGTACCGgtattgaaaaagaagaaaaaacagatGTCGTCTGTAATGGTAGCCCCGGCAGTGACTGTAATATTGACAGGCTTCAAGTTTAA
- the LOC106769080 gene encoding uncharacterized protein LOC106769080 isoform X3, translating into MNCNEEQAHEQSLSPEYSGVYDVFGEPEIFPRVGQQYQVQLPSLISKSDYHWYLRNPYEADNFASVLHKFRIGLPIPIIWIKNELENSRHNRQEKASKSNGVTNENESSKLNCIKETSNYLGGDIVKAKLGPVDSTLVSEMTLGESGDSNMQQETEIEMHEKHSDKGHSLVPGSASDTWNEIEEASFILGLYIFGKNLVQVKRFIGNKNMGDILSFYYGKFYKSDKYQRWSGCRKTRSRKCIYGPKIFTGPRQQELLSRLLPMVSEECYNKLLEVSKAFAEGKMLLEDYVLTLKASVGLKALVEGVGVGKGKEDLTGLTVDSMKPTQALPVRQEIPVGKACSMLTPPEIISFLTGDFRLSKARTSDLFWEAIWPRLLARGWHSEQPDSHNYAVVSKHSLVFLVPGVKKFSRKLVKGNHYFDSVSDVLCKVASDPELIELGTIADNDCTSKEGNSWTQDTKLDCENSPDQPRHCYLKVKTPNRSTDVMKFTVVDTSLACEKVTNVRELRSLPFEVLKTCTFENDSDDDENTSEQHTNESVSAKTTCFDRRKNGITKASKSNIGKGVSSLLNGFENNVPSKVELPSSGMASSGLSAASKGQKAEFFCNTLKRDGLNCSSLQRMVSDNKNDLVPVTKRRRRLTACSRAKKNSNTANFFVVPRGKETEAGFCLDNGNSKSSANVSANFFVATRVEQEEASLHKSKFSERVSWDIPPQEKSLAGFPAQKNKRLADSPSNLSSIINEEAVPDTSSSGAMGQCSKPQPRTMIDLNLPVSPEAEVDEPFVNVGTEMQENKISKESNDPSVGTNSKLGDHPEQQPDMHTRRQSTRNRPPTTKVLEAFAFGYLDRKEKRRSRDYLPDSSITRPSVSRKVGGYSNAGTGIEKEEKTDVVCNGSPGSDCNIDRLQV; encoded by the exons ATGAATTGTAATGAGGAGCAAGCACATGAGCAATCACTTTCTCCTGAATATTCTGGTGTTTATGATGTTTTTGGTGAGCCGGAAATATTTCCTCGGGTGGGTCAGCAGTACCAGGTTCAACTTCCTAgtttaatttcaaaatctgattatCACTGGTATCTAAGGAATCCATACGAGGCAGATAACTTTGCAAGTGTTCTCCATAAGTTTCGAATTGGATTACCCATCCCAATAATTTGGATTAAGAATGAACTTGAGAACAGTAGGCATAATCGGCAGGAAAAGGCCTCCAAGTCAAATGGAGTTACCAATGAAAATGAATCTTCAAAACTAAATTGTATAAAAGAGACCTCTAATTATCTGGGTGGTGATATAGTAAAGGCTAAACTTGGGCCAGTGGACAGTACATTGGTCAGTGAAATGACATTGGGAGAATCGGGAGATTCCAATATGCAACAAGAAACAGAGATTGAGATGCACGAGAAGCATAGTGATAAAGGTCATTCTTTAGTTCCTGGATCTGCGAGTGACACCTGGAATGAAATTGAAGAGGCCAGTTTCATCCTTGGCTTGTATATATTTGGGAAGAACCTTGTTCAGGTGAAAAGATTTATTGGTAATAAGAACATGGGAGATATACTGTCATTCTATTAtggaaaattttataaatctgACAAATATCAAAGATGGTCAGGATGCAGAAAAACGAGAAGTAGAAAATGCATTTATGGCCCAAAAATTTTCACTGGACCAAGGCAACAAGAGCTTTTGTCTCGATTATTACCAATGGTATCAGAGGAATGCTACAATAAGTTACTCGAG GTTTCGAAGGCGTTTGCAGAGGGGAAAATGCTTCTAGAAGACTATGTTTTGACTTTAAAGGCCTCAGTTGGGCTCAAAGCTCTTGTTGAAGGAGTAGGAGTTGGTAAGGGGAAGGAAGATCTTACGGGACTCACTGTAGATTCCATGAAGCCTACTCAAGCATTACCTGTTCGCCAAGAAATACCAGTTGGCAAGGCATGTTCAATGCTTACACCTCCTGAAATAATAAGCTTTCTAACAGGTGATTTCAGATTAAGCAAAGCTCGAACAAGTGATCTGTTCTGGGAAGCTATTTGGCCTCGTTTACTTGCCAGAGGTTGGCACTCTGAGCAGCCAGATAGTCATAACTATGCCGTTGTTTCTAAGCATTCTCTGGTCTTCCTTGTCCCTGGAGTTAAAAAATTTTCGAGGAAATTGGTGAAGGGAAATCACTATTTTGACTCTGTTAGTGATGTCTTGTGTAAAGTTGCTTCTGACCCTGAGCTAATTGAGCTCGGGACAATTGCAGATAATGATTGCACTAGCAAAGAGGGAAATAGTTGGACACAAGATACAAAATTGGATTGCGAAAATTCCCCGGATCAACCGCGCCACTGCTATCTCAAGGTAAAAACTCCAAACCGCAGCACAGATGTCATGAAATTTACTGTTGTGGACACAAGTCTGGCTTGTGAAAAGGTGACGAATGTGAGAGAACTGAGAAGCTTGCCCTTCGAAGTTTTAAAAACTTGTACTTTTGAAAATGACTCTGATGATGATGAGAATACTTCCGAGCAGCACACAAATGAATCCGTGTCTGCCAAGACCACCTGCTTTGATAGGAGGAAGAATGGCATTACTAAAGCCAGTAAATCTAATATTGGTAAGGGTGTCTCTTCACTTTTGAATGGTTTTGAAAACAATGTCCCTTCTAAGGTGGAGCTGCCAAGCAGCGGCATGGCTTCTAGTGGCCTATCTGCTGCCTCAAAGGGCCAGAAGGCAGAATTCTTCTGCAACACACTCAAAAGAGATGGTTTGAATTGCTCATCACTCCAGAGAATGGTATCTGATAACAAAAATGATCTAGTCCCTGTTACAAAAAGAAGGAGGCGATTAACTGCATGTAGCCGCGCAAAGAAAAATAGCAACACTGCCAATTTCTTTGTGGTTCCTAGAGGAAAAGAAACGGAAGCCGGGTTTTGTTTGGATAATGGCAATTCAAAATCTAGTGCAAATGTATCTGCAAACTTCTTTGTGGCTACCAGAGTAGAACAAGAGGAAGCCAGTCTTCACAAGTCAAAATTTAGTGAGAGAGTTTCATGGGATATCCCACCCCAGGAGAAGTCATTAGCAGGTTTTCCAGCCCAGAAAAACAAAAGACTAGCAGATTCTCCGTCAAATCTAAGCTCAATCATAAATGAAGAAGCTGTTCCTGACACTAGTTCTTCAGGCGCTATGGGTCAATGTAGTAAACCCCAGCCACGGACTATGATTGACCTTAACTTGCCTGTTTCACCAGAAGCTGAAGTTGATGAACCTTTTGTGAATGTAGGGACCGAGATgcaggaaaataaaatatccaaGGAATCAAATGATCCCAGTGTTGGAACAAACTCCAAACTTGGCGATCACCCTGAACAACAGCCTGACATGCACACCCGGAGGCAGAGCACCAGAAACCGCCCACCAACAACGAAAGTGCTTGAAGCTTTTGCCTTTGGATATCTAGACAGAAAGGAGAAGCGAAGAAGTAGAGATTATCTTCCAGACAGCTCAATAACGAGACCTTCCGTATCCCGCAAAGTGGGAGGCTATAGTAATGCTGGTACCGgtattgaaaaagaagaaaaaacagatGTCGTCTGTAATGGTAGCCCCGGCAGTGACTGTAATATTGACAGGCTTCAAGTTTAA
- the LOC106769080 gene encoding uncharacterized protein LOC106769080 isoform X1, translating into MHIFVCNIYIYVRSERNSYAVIIIFFIDNYVLFTFSLFPICYFANRRVTITIHFPSFQLRFFMWVSLAATSSSSPSMEVDAGQVNDMNCNEEQAHEQSLSPEYSGVYDVFGEPEIFPRVGQQYQVQLPSLISKSDYHWYLRNPYEADNFASVLHKFRIGLPIPIIWIKNELENSRHNRQEKASKSNGVTNENESSKLNCIKETSNYLGGDIVKAKLGPVDSTLVSEMTLGESGDSNMQQETEIEMHEKHSDKGHSLVPGSASDTWNEIEEASFILGLYIFGKNLVQVKRFIGNKNMGDILSFYYGKFYKSDKYQRWSGCRKTRSRKCIYGPKIFTGPRQQELLSRLLPMVSEECYNKLLEVSKAFAEGKMLLEDYVLTLKASVGLKALVEGVGVGKGKEDLTGLTVDSMKPTQALPVRQEIPVGKACSMLTPPEIISFLTGDFRLSKARTSDLFWEAIWPRLLARGWHSEQPDSHNYAVVSKHSLVFLVPGVKKFSRKLVKGNHYFDSVSDVLCKVASDPELIELGTIADNDCTSKEGNSWTQDTKLDCENSPDQPRHCYLKVKTPNRSTDVMKFTVVDTSLACEKVTNVRELRSLPFEVLKTCTFENDSDDDENTSEQHTNESVSAKTTCFDRRKNGITKASKSNIGKGVSSLLNGFENNVPSKVELPSSGMASSGLSAASKGQKAEFFCNTLKRDGLNCSSLQRMVSDNKNDLVPVTKRRRRLTACSRAKKNSNTANFFVVPRGKETEAGFCLDNGNSKSSANVSANFFVATRVEQEEASLHKSKFSERVSWDIPPQEKSLAGFPAQKNKRLADSPSNLSSIINEEAVPDTSSSGAMGQCSKPQPRTMIDLNLPVSPEAEVDEPFVNVGTEMQENKISKESNDPSVGTNSKLGDHPEQQPDMHTRRQSTRNRPPTTKVLEAFAFGYLDRKEKRRSRDYLPDSSITRPSVSRKVGGYSNAGTGIEKEEKTDVVCNGSPGSDCNIDRLQV; encoded by the exons GTGGATGCAGGTCAAGTTAATGACATGAATTGTAATGAGGAGCAAGCACATGAGCAATCACTTTCTCCTGAATATTCTGGTGTTTATGATGTTTTTGGTGAGCCGGAAATATTTCCTCGGGTGGGTCAGCAGTACCAGGTTCAACTTCCTAgtttaatttcaaaatctgattatCACTGGTATCTAAGGAATCCATACGAGGCAGATAACTTTGCAAGTGTTCTCCATAAGTTTCGAATTGGATTACCCATCCCAATAATTTGGATTAAGAATGAACTTGAGAACAGTAGGCATAATCGGCAGGAAAAGGCCTCCAAGTCAAATGGAGTTACCAATGAAAATGAATCTTCAAAACTAAATTGTATAAAAGAGACCTCTAATTATCTGGGTGGTGATATAGTAAAGGCTAAACTTGGGCCAGTGGACAGTACATTGGTCAGTGAAATGACATTGGGAGAATCGGGAGATTCCAATATGCAACAAGAAACAGAGATTGAGATGCACGAGAAGCATAGTGATAAAGGTCATTCTTTAGTTCCTGGATCTGCGAGTGACACCTGGAATGAAATTGAAGAGGCCAGTTTCATCCTTGGCTTGTATATATTTGGGAAGAACCTTGTTCAGGTGAAAAGATTTATTGGTAATAAGAACATGGGAGATATACTGTCATTCTATTAtggaaaattttataaatctgACAAATATCAAAGATGGTCAGGATGCAGAAAAACGAGAAGTAGAAAATGCATTTATGGCCCAAAAATTTTCACTGGACCAAGGCAACAAGAGCTTTTGTCTCGATTATTACCAATGGTATCAGAGGAATGCTACAATAAGTTACTCGAG GTTTCGAAGGCGTTTGCAGAGGGGAAAATGCTTCTAGAAGACTATGTTTTGACTTTAAAGGCCTCAGTTGGGCTCAAAGCTCTTGTTGAAGGAGTAGGAGTTGGTAAGGGGAAGGAAGATCTTACGGGACTCACTGTAGATTCCATGAAGCCTACTCAAGCATTACCTGTTCGCCAAGAAATACCAGTTGGCAAGGCATGTTCAATGCTTACACCTCCTGAAATAATAAGCTTTCTAACAGGTGATTTCAGATTAAGCAAAGCTCGAACAAGTGATCTGTTCTGGGAAGCTATTTGGCCTCGTTTACTTGCCAGAGGTTGGCACTCTGAGCAGCCAGATAGTCATAACTATGCCGTTGTTTCTAAGCATTCTCTGGTCTTCCTTGTCCCTGGAGTTAAAAAATTTTCGAGGAAATTGGTGAAGGGAAATCACTATTTTGACTCTGTTAGTGATGTCTTGTGTAAAGTTGCTTCTGACCCTGAGCTAATTGAGCTCGGGACAATTGCAGATAATGATTGCACTAGCAAAGAGGGAAATAGTTGGACACAAGATACAAAATTGGATTGCGAAAATTCCCCGGATCAACCGCGCCACTGCTATCTCAAGGTAAAAACTCCAAACCGCAGCACAGATGTCATGAAATTTACTGTTGTGGACACAAGTCTGGCTTGTGAAAAGGTGACGAATGTGAGAGAACTGAGAAGCTTGCCCTTCGAAGTTTTAAAAACTTGTACTTTTGAAAATGACTCTGATGATGATGAGAATACTTCCGAGCAGCACACAAATGAATCCGTGTCTGCCAAGACCACCTGCTTTGATAGGAGGAAGAATGGCATTACTAAAGCCAGTAAATCTAATATTGGTAAGGGTGTCTCTTCACTTTTGAATGGTTTTGAAAACAATGTCCCTTCTAAGGTGGAGCTGCCAAGCAGCGGCATGGCTTCTAGTGGCCTATCTGCTGCCTCAAAGGGCCAGAAGGCAGAATTCTTCTGCAACACACTCAAAAGAGATGGTTTGAATTGCTCATCACTCCAGAGAATGGTATCTGATAACAAAAATGATCTAGTCCCTGTTACAAAAAGAAGGAGGCGATTAACTGCATGTAGCCGCGCAAAGAAAAATAGCAACACTGCCAATTTCTTTGTGGTTCCTAGAGGAAAAGAAACGGAAGCCGGGTTTTGTTTGGATAATGGCAATTCAAAATCTAGTGCAAATGTATCTGCAAACTTCTTTGTGGCTACCAGAGTAGAACAAGAGGAAGCCAGTCTTCACAAGTCAAAATTTAGTGAGAGAGTTTCATGGGATATCCCACCCCAGGAGAAGTCATTAGCAGGTTTTCCAGCCCAGAAAAACAAAAGACTAGCAGATTCTCCGTCAAATCTAAGCTCAATCATAAATGAAGAAGCTGTTCCTGACACTAGTTCTTCAGGCGCTATGGGTCAATGTAGTAAACCCCAGCCACGGACTATGATTGACCTTAACTTGCCTGTTTCACCAGAAGCTGAAGTTGATGAACCTTTTGTGAATGTAGGGACCGAGATgcaggaaaataaaatatccaaGGAATCAAATGATCCCAGTGTTGGAACAAACTCCAAACTTGGCGATCACCCTGAACAACAGCCTGACATGCACACCCGGAGGCAGAGCACCAGAAACCGCCCACCAACAACGAAAGTGCTTGAAGCTTTTGCCTTTGGATATCTAGACAGAAAGGAGAAGCGAAGAAGTAGAGATTATCTTCCAGACAGCTCAATAACGAGACCTTCCGTATCCCGCAAAGTGGGAGGCTATAGTAATGCTGGTACCGgtattgaaaaagaagaaaaaacagatGTCGTCTGTAATGGTAGCCCCGGCAGTGACTGTAATATTGACAGGCTTCAAGTTTAA